Proteins co-encoded in one Daphnia carinata strain CSIRO-1 chromosome 3, CSIRO_AGI_Dcar_HiC_V3, whole genome shotgun sequence genomic window:
- the LOC130693128 gene encoding RNA exonuclease 1 homolog, producing the protein MLPAVGYFKSIVCPYFENESCERPHCQFRHEHLPVRAAKPTVVLRTHEPGPSQGNQEGDKSSAIEQIVSEAVKRVLKENGQLLENFDASKIMELVGQQKLVEKVVEHLAPPSSPKKNDGSSRESGHKSKNHKIYNIPVGTPAYTPTPIAVLKKTMTIPSKVENYEPSKSSTGCVATYKPSSKVASKSEETYVPTALESTSIPSRVDIYYVPSNSSNSSTATYKPSKVVVKSEEGYTPSTLENTPDVNYTPSSRDSDNVISDRYTPPSSLDCDVDYQPTTRELSSVEPSYSPSCTTFKSGIADYSPSSISTLSTEPSYSPAPTSSSVSFEVDYTPSSLTSGQQLTPEKYLELFEDGEQPKEAEEKKKHKSSKDEDRRKREKEKERERERRRRKEKEREREKKKSRSSSDQDSKSKHSSSKKSSSTSPRKSKSSDGKSSDSQKSELKSHESKSSKNEVEMESDSDVDEECYRIFKEYQPSTTSSNGQNDDHKKRKSEDVPPVSEVIIPVKKQRVAHTSVEAPVRSSSLVPPKPAPRLTPGMMMIDRYKAFQEAKTASASGAQSWPQHSSTSQRIAAPSSSSAEKKRIAHVPNVMGLLTSKPKNTPAVTTPGLPVSSSLLSGQQQSTAQQKAVGGNAFRRPVPNKTATPTSSTVPAVKAPPPKLPRPMIAVELGCRVPANIRQKYLNILVDETLKIYDREEEAYERAVEEEKQSYAKCSSRIVYANVITNVVQRIRKEAENSNNSTSANQNEKKTMSHSAVLAGKGGATVSWSIEKPKSARIDSNLLRGSTLYKLMERYLLTLEQQDFNGYPRPDPSEKGRAIVNPINKFRTKPSVNLAPDQRVCDRCNTIYKVNSKGLAVKEDDTCSYHWGKPFARRGETRYTCCKGEANSDGCSVAKWHVSDTGSLVNLKGFVRTMAKTPPPDGNYGVFALDCEMCYTTEGPELTRVTVISSDCKTVYETLVKPDNPILDHNTRFSGITEEDLLNVKTTIRDVQAVLLSKFSDKTILIGHSFDSDLRALRMIHDTVIDTSVVFPHSRGPPYKKALRTLCGDILQKIIQNDVGGHDSAEDAIACMELMMWKIKQDLKLLK; encoded by the exons ATGCTTCCTGCAGTTGGCTACTTTAAAAGTATCGTCTGTCCTTATTTCGAAAATGAGTCGTGTGAGAGGCCACACTGTCAATTCCGGCACGAACACTTGCCCGTTCGTGCAGCTAAGCCAACTGTGGTGCTCAGAA CTCATGAGCCTGGTCCATCTCAAGGCAATCAGGAAGGGGATAAGTCTTCTGCTATTGAACAGATAGTTTCCGAAGCTGTCAAACGGGTATTGAAGGAAAATGGGCAGCTCTTGGAGAACTTTGATGCCTCCAAAATCATGGAGCTTGTTGGCCAGCAGAAATTGGTTGAGAAGGTTGTGGAGCATCTTGCTCCTCCCTcaagtccaaaaaaaaatgatggaagctCTAGAGAATCTGGCCATAAGAGCAAAAATCACAAAATCTACAACATACCTGTTGGAACTCCTGCCTATACTCCCACACCAATTGCTGTCCTTAAGAAAACTATGACAATTCCCTCCAAGGTTGAAAATTATGAGCCTTCAAAGTCTTCTACTGGTTGTGTTGCTACTTATAAGCCCAGCAGCAAAGTTGCTTCCAAATCGGAAGAAACCTATGTACCAACGGCTCTGGAAAGTACTTCAATTCCATCTAGAGTTGATATATACTATGTGCCTAGTAATTCTTCCAATAGTTCAACTGCCACCTATAAGCCTAGTAAAGTTGTCGTGAAATCAGAAGAGGGTTACACGCCATCCACCTTGGAAAACACGCCTGACGTCAATTACACGCCTAGTAGTAGAGATTCGGATAACGTCATAAGCGATCGATATACGCCTCCGTCCAGTTTGGACTGTGACGTCGATTACCAGCCGACTACTCGAGAATTGAGCTCAGTCGAACCGTCCTATTCTCCTAGTTGTACAACATTTAAATCTGGAATTGCTGATTATTCCCCCAGCTCAATTTCAACGTTATCCACTGAGCCTAGTTATAGTCCCGCACCAACGAGTAGTAGCGTTTCATTCGAGGTGGACTACACGCCAAGCTCTTTAACCAGCGGTCAACAGTTAACGCCTGAAAAGTACCTCGAATTGTTTGAAGATGGGGAACAGCCCAAAGAGGctgaagagaagaaaaaacacaagagcAGCAAAGATGAGGATAGgcggaaaagagaaaaggaaaaagagcgTGAAAGGGAAAGACGTCgacggaaagaaaaggaaagagaaagagagaagaaaaagagtcgGTCAAGCTCAGATCAAGATTCCAAATCCAAACATTCAAGCAGCAAAAAGTCGAGCAGCACCAGTCCTAGAAAAAGCAAATCGTCAGATGGTAAATCTTCAGACTCGCAAAAGTCAGAATTAAAATCACATGAATCTAAGTCATCGAAAAACGAAGTGGAAATGGAATCGGATTCTGATGTAGATGAAGAATGCTATCGAATATTCAAG GAATACCAACCGAGTACGACGAGCAGCAATGGGCAAAACGACGACCACAAGAAACGGAAGTCGGAAGATGTCCCTCCTGTTTCCGAGGTCATTATTCCCGTGAAGAAGCAACGTGTAGCTCACACGTCCGTTGAAGCTCCAGTCAGATCATCTAGCCTTGTTCCTCCCAAGCCTGCACCACGCCTTACACCAGGAATGATGATGATTGATCGTTACAAGGCTTTCCAAGAGGCCAAAACAGCCTCTGCGAGTGGGGCGCAGTCTTGGCCACAGCATTCTTCAACGTCACAACGAATCGCAGCTCCATCTTCATCTAGTGCCGAGAAGAAGCGAATCGCCCATGTTCCTAATGTGATGGGCTTACTTACTTCCAAACCTAAAAATACTCCGGCTGTAACTACCCCTGGTCTTCCGGTAAGTTCTTCTTTACTGTCTGGCCAACAACAATCAACAGCACAACAGAAAGCTGTAGGAGGCAATGCATTCCGGCGACCTGTTCCGAACAAAACGGCCACTCCCACATCTTCAACCGTTCCAGCAGTTAAAGCCCCACCACCTAAACTTCCAAGACCGATGATAGCTGTCGAGTTGGGCTGCCGAGTTCCCGCCAATATCCGTCAAAAATATCTGAATATCCTCGTTGACGAAACGCTCAAAATTTATGatcgagaagaagaagcctaCGAAAGAGcagtggaagaagaaaaacagtcTTACGCAAAGTGTAGCAGTAGGATTGTCTATGCTAACGTCATTACCAACGTGGTTCAACGAATCCGCAAAGAGGCTGAAAATAGCAATAACTCCACATCTGCTAATCAAa ACGAAAAGAAGACAATGTCTCACTCAGCTGTGTTGGCTGGAAAAGGAGGAGCCACTGTGTCTTGGAGTATTGAAAAACCAAAGTCTGCTAGGATCGATTCGAATCTCTTAAGAGGCAGCACGTTGTACAAATTGATGGAACGATATCTCTTGACTCTTGAGCAACAAGATTTCAACGGCTATCCTCGGCCGGATCCCAGTGAAAAGGGTCGTGCAATTGTCAATCCGATTAATAAATTCCGCACAAAGCCTAGTGTCAACCTCGCACCTGATCAGCGCGTTTGCGATAGATGCAATACCATCTACAAAGTCAATAGCAAAGGCCTGGCAGTCAAAGA GGATGATACCTGTTCCTACCACTGGGGCAAGCCTTTTGCACGTCGCGGTGAGACTCGCTATACCTGCTGTAAAGGGGAGGCAAACTCGGACGGTTGTTCGGTGGCCAAATGGCACGTCAGTGATACTGGAAGTCTTGTCAACCTGAAAGGATTTGTGCGCACCATGGCCAAAACGCCACCTCCCGATGGCAATTACGGCGTCTTCGCGCTGGATTGCGAAATGTGTTACACGACCGAAGGGCCGGAATTGACGCGCGTCACGGTCATCTCGTCCGATTGCAAGACGGTCTACGAAACGCTGGTCAAGCCGGACAATCCTATTCTCGATCACAACACGAGATTCAGTGGAATCACAGAAGAGGATTTACTCAATGTCAAGACGACCATTCGAGACGTCCAGGCCGTCCTACTCAGCAAATTTTCCGATAAAACCATTCTCATCGGCCACAGCTTTGATAGCGATCTACGCGCCCTTCGG ATGATACACGACACGGTGATCGATACCAGTGTCGTGTTTCCTCATTCTCGTGGCCCGCCTTATAAAAAAGCTTTGCGGACCCTTTGTGGCGATATCCTTCAAAAGATTATCCAGAATGACG TTGGAGGCCACGACAGTGCAGAAGATGCGATCGCGTGCATGGAGTTGATGATGTGGAAAATCAAACAGGATTTGAAGCTCCTCAAGTAA